From Acetomicrobium sp. S15 = DSM 107314:
GGTCATCTGTCTCGCATAAACGGATCAAAGTCTCTGCGACGGCATCTTTGGGACTAAAAAGGGCTTTTTCCCCCATGGCTTTAACCCTCATTGTTGCTTTGGCTCATTTCCTCAAGCTCCGTCAGCGCTTGCGACATCTCATCGCGCGCTATAGCTGTTTTAATTGAAGGCTGATTTTTCTCCATCATAGGAACCCCTTGCCCAGCTTTTGTGCGGGCGATTAGAGCGGCTGGACCGTCAGCGCTCAGCATAGCCTGGAAGGCTTGGTGTAATGAGGCGAAGTCGTGTCCGTTCGCATGAAATACTTGCCAGCCGAAGGATTTCAGTTTCTCGTCGAGCGGTTCTAAGGCCTTGATCTCCTCCGTTGGCCCTTCGTTTTGCGTGGCGTTTCTATCGATTACGGCGTATACGTTGCTCAGCTTATGGGAGGCCGACGTGAGAGCCGACTCCCAGAACGATCCCTCTTGGAGTTCCCCGTCGCCCAAAACGCAGAATACTCTCGATTTGATCCCAGCGCATCGAAGACCTAAGGCGATGCCGTTCGCTATCCCAAGTCCGAGCCCCAATGAGCCGCTGCCTGCATCGACGCCCGGAGTGCGGCGCATCTCTGGATGCCCTTGCAACATCGACCCGAGCTTGTTGTAGTTCCACAGCTCTTCTCGGCTGAAAAAACCCCTATGAGCGAGAGTGACATAGAGAGTAGGACAGGCATGTCCTTTGCTCAGGACGAGGCGATCTCTGTTTTGCCAATTCGGCTCTTCCGGGCGCAAATTCATCACTTCCCAATAGATATAGACGATCAGGTCCACCATAGAAAGAGAGGAAGAAAGATACTTCATCCCAGTAACGCTCGCCATGCGCACCAAATCTTTGCGAACTTCCAAGGCTATTTGCTCCAATTTCTTTGCCCTGTCATATTTCATCGATTTCACCTTCCCTCGAGGGCCTCCTTCAGGGCCGATTGGAAGGACTCTCTCGCTGTGCGCCTTGCATCTGTAATCTCTTTCGTCGAAGGTCTACGGGCGTTTTCGGCCACCTCTTCGAGCGCTCTTTCGCCCTTCCACACCGGTATGGACCAGGACTCGGCTAAAGACTCTACTTTGGGGTCGTAGGGCACAGCGACGGCTTTCGTTCCAAGGAGGAGCGTTAACACGAAAAAGTGAAATCTCATCCCCACCGCGAGAACAGCGCCGGCGAACAGAGAAGTTGCCATTTTCCACGAAGTCAGACGCACAATCTCCGCCCTCGCCAAGAGCCCTGAAGATCGAAAGTCTTTTAACAATGCCTCATCATCGGGAGAGAGGGCCAGACATCGCAAAGCGTATCCGTGCTCCTGCGCATAGGCCGTCGCTTCGCGGGCGATCTCGACGCTTAGGCTACCCCACGGCCTTATGTTTAAGATTACCACATCTCCGCTCTCGATAGGAGGTCCTACGTCTAATATGAAAGCAGGATCGGGCGCGAGGTCGGCCGAAAGGCCCCATTTTGACAACAGTCTTTGCGAGGGCGTATCGCGCACAACCCTAGGCCTGCAGCGCCTAAATACATCGCGCGCTATCCTTTCGGAGGTTTTTTTGTGAAATGGCCCCACTGATTGGCCGAATGCCCAAGGGTGACATCCGGCGATACTACTTTCCATTACCACGCCCCAGTAATACAGAGGAGAGCGGAGGCTGGTCACATCCTGCAATAAACCTCCTCCCCCGAGAAGCAGCGTCCTGCTTTTTCTCAAAGCGCACAACACCGACTTGGCCCTCCAACGGTTGACCGAAGCTATCGATAACTCCTCCTCGGTCTGCCGCGGCGAGGCAGAAAGGGCGAGAATCCTATCTTTTTTTAGCCCTGACTCTTGAGCCAGTTCCACAAGGGCGTGGAGGATCATTTCGTCCCCTACGTTGCCGAAACCGTAGTAGCCACACAGCGCGACGTCGTAGCGCTTGGTCAAACTTCTCCTTCCTCTTGAGCTCTAAATTTTGTGGTGAGCTTTACGACGAGCCAAAGGAGTAAACCCGCAAATAAGCCGAAGAGCGATCCCACCCATAGGCCATTGAAGACGCGCCATAGCGTCAGCGTAAGCGGGGTATGGAAGTGGCAGAAGCTGTTGACCGCTGAGGCGAAGGCCACCGATGTGGCCATCCGGATGAGCGCGGAATACATAGCCAACCGCCTGTCTACCTCGCCGGGAAATAGCCGCGCCCAGATATACCAGAGCCATAACGCCGGATATCCCAAGAGGATCTCTTTAGTCCTCGGCCTTGCCATCAGGGTCTGCTCGAAGAGGTCGCGCAGTTTGACCTCCCAGGATGGAACCAACGAGACATTGCCGCTCCGCAGCGCCATGACCCCAGCTGCCATTCCCAAGGCGGCGAGCACTATGATTTCTTCCCAGTACGGGCTTCGCGTCATTATCTCCCTGAAGTTCTCTGGATACAGGCGGGTTTTAATGGCATGAGCCAGCACTATCAGCGGAGGCAATAGGAGAGTCGCCTTTACTCCGGAAAATGCCTGGAGGCGAAGCATGTACAAAGGGGTGCCAAAAAAAGACGAAAGGACAAGTCCAATTGCTACGGCTATTCCTATACCTTTGAGAATCCCTTCGATGGGACGCTCCCACCCGTTCAGCGCCACAAGCGCGGCTGCTGAAGCGCCCAGGACAGCGCATAGAGCACCTATCGCTTTGGCGGCCGGAGATACGTGGACTGCGAGCACTCCGCCGATGGCCACAGAGGCCAGGAGACCGACCCAAAAAAGCCTCGTCGGTGGAGCGTCTCTGCGGCCGAAGAATTCCTGCCATAGCATGAGCGATACCGTGAGAGTGGTCAGGGCCATCGCAAACCCGCTCCAATACGATGTTGGCCAAGAGGGCAATATCTCGGGCCAGCCGAGCGAGATTCCCCGAAGTTCTAAGCCTCTCGCGATGGCCTTAAGGTCTTCCTCGAAGTTGCCAAGCCACGGCCCCGCTCCGATTTCATACGGCCTTAAGAGCAGCAGTTTTACCGATCTTTCCGCGGCAGCCCTGATCATGCGCTGTACAATTGCATCCCTCGTAAGGTTGCGGCTTATGACTTCATCCGTAGTTACGCTGTGAAGCGAAAGGATATAGGGGGATGCCCGCCATACGAGGGAGTTGAGTCCTGGTTGTCTGGAAAATTCCACTTGTGTGACCGCTATTCCTTTTTCTTTCAGAAATGCCGCAAGAGGATCGAGATCGCCAAAACCTACAACTACATTTCCCTTAGGCGATATGGCGCGAATCTGTGGCAGCGCTTCGATGAGCCGCCTTATGGGTTTTACTGCTGTCTCTGTGGGCATGCCCATGGAGGGGGCTGGTCTATATACCACGGGCCAGTTTTGCTTTTTTAAGAAGAACGCTGCCTCCAAATCTGGCAGAACACCGGCTTTGATGATGCTGGAATAGGGAACGGGAAGCAGAAAGAGCCACCCATATGGCGCCTTGTGACTTTCCACGCTTCCAAACCGGTCTGCGAGGTAAGGCCTTATCAGATTTGCCCATTGTTCGCTCTTGGTCCACACCACGGCCAGATCGGGCCTTTTGCCCTCGAATACGCTGAAGGGTAGGGACTCTTTTGGTCCCAACCACAGGGGGAGTGCTCCGCCGGCTATCTCCTCGCCGGTGAGTTCTTCGACGGCTATGGCGACAAGTCCAGCCTCACGCAGGCGATCGAACGCTTTCTCTACAGTAAGGGATGCCTGTTTGGCCATGAGGAGCGCATCCCTGTACGATACGACGGTGGCGGCTTCCCTGTGAGATCTTTCAAATCTAAGGCGTGGGGCCAGCCCGGGCAGTGCTATGAGCGTTGCCAAGATTAGCCCAGCAGCCAAAAGTCTCTGGTTAGAGGGCCACTTCATCCTTTTCGCACCTCCATTGGCAAGTCAGTGGTATATCAAACTGCTCAAGAAGCACACTTAGAAGATATAGCGGCATGCCTACCACGTTGTAATAGCATCCCTTTATGGAGCACACGAGGAGCGCTCCCTTCCCCTGAATGGCATAAGCACCTGCCTTGTCATCCCCTTCGCCCAGCTCTGCGTAGCGTGCCAGCGCCTCTTCGCTCGTATTTCGGAATTCTACCTCCGTCACCTCTACGTCTGAAGCGATCTCGTCTCCGCGACAGATCGCCACTCCAGTCACCACAAGATGTTTTCTGCCGTTGAGTTTTTTCAGCATTTGGAGCGCTTCGTGGCGATCATGGGGCTTGCCCAGGACGGTTTCATCGACGACCACGAGCGTATCGGCGCCTATTACGAGGCATTCGGGAAAGCTAATAGCTATAGCGCTTGCCTTAAGAAGAGCTAACCGTTTAGCTGATTCCGTGGGGACTTCTTTTGGCAATAAGCGCTCCTCGATCGAGACGGGCATCACCTTTATGGGCCAATTGAGCATCTCTTCGAGCAGATGATGCCTTCTGGGACTGGCCGAGGCCAAGATCACTTTCGTTGCGCAGTTTCTCGTGGTCACGATCTCTTTCACCTCGTCACATAGTCGAGCAAGATTGAAATCGTCCCCAGCGCCGCGCAATATACGGCAAAGGCCTTGAAGCGACCGCCTATCACCACTCGCCTCAGGAAAAAGAGCGCCAGGTAGCCCGACACCGAGGCTAGTATGCAACCGCCGAGCCAACCGCTCGGCAATGTCGTTATGAATCCGTCGATGATGTCCATTCTAAGGCATTGAAGAAGAGTTGCACCGGCTATTACTGGCAACGACAAGAGAAAAGAGAGGCGGAAGGCGTCTTTGCGCCTCGCCCCTGCGAGCAACCCGACCGATATCGTAGCCCCCGATCGGGAAAGTCCTGGCACCACAGCGATACCTTGAGCTAACCCCATAAGCGCGCCCAAAGCGGCCGAAACGGGGACGTTTCTCTCTCGGCGGGAAGTCGATACCCAAAGCAGTGTGGCGGTTATCAGTAAAGCTGCACCCACAGCGCTTGAGGAAGCGAACCACTTTTCTGCAAAACCCTCGATTAAGAACGCCACGGGTGCCGTAGCCATCGTGCCCGATATTATAGCCCACCCGTAGCGCCACCCCTCACCGCTTCTCCTTGTAGGGTCAAAGATGCCCGCACACCAACCTGTTAGAAGGTATACGATGTCGCTCCAAAAAAATGCCGCAGTGGCGACCATTGTGGAGAAGTGGAGCAGCACATCGTAAGCGATGGGAGGCTCTTTCCATCCCATGAGGATCTGGGCCAGAGCGAGGTGTCCGGAGCTGCTCACGGGAAGAAATTCCGTCAGCCCTTGCACCAATCCCAAGAGTAGCGTGTTTACCAAAGAATTTGCCTCCTTTTAAGACGCTTTGCTTTCCAAATGGGCTTCGGCGAGGCCTGACCGGCTTTGAAGAATAGTCACGGAAGGCAGCACGACAGGAAGGCTCTTAGAGATATGTTTCAATTCTTGCCTCACGGCTGTCACTATGGCTTGAGATATCGCTTCGGGACGTTTGCCCTTGGCTCGCTTTATGGAGGCCGCAATGGCGTTTTCGAGCCTCTTGTATAGTTCGCCGGCCTCGTCCTGGTGAAGGAAGCCGCGGCTTTCGATTGATGGAGGAGCGCACAGCGACATATTTTCGTCTACCGTGACCGATACCGCAATGATGCCGTCTTCCGCGAGGAGGCGCCTCTCCTGCAATATGCTCCCTTCAATCTCGCCCATAGAGGTTCCATCGATCAGGAATGCGCCGGCCCGCACAGGGTCTTTAATCCTCGCCCGTTCTTGGTTAAAAGATAGCACGTCGCCATTTTCTAAGACAAAAACGTCACGAGGTTCCATGCCGAGTTCGTGAGCCAATTGGGTATGGCGTACCAAGTGGCGGTATTCCCCGTGTATCGGAACGAAATAACGAGGTTTGACCATGCTCAGCATCATCTTGAGCTCCTCCTGGGAAGCATGCCCCGATACGTGCGTTTGGCGGTCGCCTTCATATATCACCTCGCACCCCTTGCGGAATAGGTTGTCTATCGTGCGGCTCACCAGTTTTTCGTTTCCAGGGATCGGGAGGGCGCTTATTACTACTAAGTCTTTGGGCCCCAGTTTGATATATTTGTGCTCTCCCTTGCTCATGAGGACCAAGCCGGAGAACGGCTCGCCTTGACTTCCGGTAGTGAGGACGGCCACTCGATTGTAACGCATTCCCTCGAGCGCCTGAGGCGGCACGAAAGCGCTGTCGTCTACGTCGATGTAGCCCAGTTGTCTGGCGAGCTCTACGTTGGCGTTCATGCTCCTGCCTATCAGAGCCACCTTTCGATTGAAGCGCAGCGCCGTCTGTATCACTTGGTTTATTCGGTGCAGATTAGAAGCGAACATGGAGAGCACTATGCGCTTGTTCTGGTAAAGCCGAAAGATCCCTTCCAGCGTCTGGCCTACACCCCGCTCTGAAGGTGTATATCCGGGCTCTTCGGCGTTCGTCGAATCAGAAAGCAGAAGGAGCACTCCTTTATGGCCGAACTTGACCAATGTAGAGTAGTCCGGGGGACGCGCATCCAATGGCGTGGGGTCGAACTTGAAATCTCCCGAGTGGATTATGTTGCCCACCGGCGTCTCGATGGCTAAGCCCAAAGAATCGGGGATGGAGTGGCATGTGGACATAAAATGCACATTAAAGCACCCCAATCTCACCACTTCACCTGCATGTACTTCATTCGCTTTGACCGTATAATCCGGTTTCAGCTCTTGGAATTTATGGTTTACAAGCCCCAACGTCAGGCGAGTGCCATAGATGGGAACGTCAATCTGGGGCAACAGAAACGGGAGCGACCCAATGTGGTCTTCGTGGCCGTGAGTGAGGACCAGGCCGCGGATCTTATTTTTGTTTTCCAACAGATAACTGAAATCCGGTATGACGAAGTCGATGCCGAGCATGTCCTCGTCGGGAAATTTAAGCCCTGAATCTATGACGAGGATATCGTTTCCATACTCAAGGAGGGAGATGTTCTTGCCGATCTCTCCCATTCCGCCCAGAGGTATAAATCGAAGCTCCTTTCGTCCTCGCTTTGTCTTCTTTTTTCTTTGCCCGCTCGTGATGGGCATTAGTTCACCTCCAACACAATAAAGGGGTGGCTTTAAGCCACCCCGCCTATTTTGCAAATGATACTACATCGGTGGCTCTTTGAAAAGATGCTCAGTCTGGCTCCGCTACGTTACCTGACGGAGTTTTGCTCTTTTGCGGAGCGCGCTCTGGGGTAAACTCGCTCCTTTTATGAAAGATCTCCCTCTCGGGTGCCGAATTGTGGTCGGGCCTCTTGGAAACCTCCTCTAAAACCAGTTCGGCCGTGCCTTCAGACTTCAGCGCCTTTATAAAGCGCTCCGCCCACCATGTAGTTTCTTCCACAATCCTTTCCTGAATTTCTACAGGAAGGGACATGATCTGATCATGAAATGGCTTGTTAGCCTTCTTGTAATCCCCGTCTTTGCGGCTGTAGCCTTGTTCGTCGGCCCATGCTACGATCTTTCGCCACAGTTCTTCCGATATGCCGCGGTCTGGTTCCTTTACGTAAGAACCATCCTCTATGACGGCGTTTCCAGTCTCAGGCTCCATTTTAACGCCGAAGAGCACATTTTGCCATAGCGTGGCGACATTGGCTTTCGTAATGCCATGCGTTGAAAAGTGAGAGACTTTATCTATCGGCGTGCCGGATACACCGTGCTGGGCTATCGAAACCCCGTAACGGCTTACTGCCTGGGCGATTTCCAATGTCCTCTTGAGATCTATCCCTTCGATTTCTCCCCTAGATCTGTCATACGTGCCGTGGAGGCTGCCGTTTGAGATGGCAAGGAGATCGGGGAAGATGCACCAGGCGTTTAGGCCTCCTACAAAGAAGAGCGCCTCTTCGACAGTAGTGAGTTCTCCTGGCCCCTTGATCTCCCCGACTTCAACCTCGAGCCCCAAGTATGGAGGAATATGCATAGCTGCATCCCTCGTAAAGCATAAATTCTCCCAGTCCGGGTTGTGCGAGGCGTCTATGGCTATGGACGTCCACCCTCTCTCCACTATATGTCGCAGATGGGAGATGGCCCGCATGAGCTCCTCCGTCGATTTTATCGCATAGTGGTCCACGTGAAGCCCAAAGATCACACCGTGCCCCAATTCCTTGGAATAGCGGACGGCATAGTCTGGGACG
This genomic window contains:
- a CDS encoding transketolase, with the protein product MKYDRAKKLEQIALEVRKDLVRMASVTGMKYLSSSLSMVDLIVYIYWEVMNLRPEEPNWQNRDRLVLSKGHACPTLYVTLAHRGFFSREELWNYNKLGSMLQGHPEMRRTPGVDAGSGSLGLGLGIANGIALGLRCAGIKSRVFCVLGDGELQEGSFWESALTSASHKLSNVYAVIDRNATQNEGPTEEIKALEPLDEKLKSFGWQVFHANGHDFASLHQAFQAMLSADGPAALIARTKAGQGVPMMEKNQPSIKTAIARDEMSQALTELEEMSQSNNEG
- the csaB gene encoding polysaccharide pyruvyl transferase CsaB, giving the protein MTKRYDVALCGYYGFGNVGDEMILHALVELAQESGLKKDRILALSASPRQTEEELSIASVNRWRAKSVLCALRKSRTLLLGGGGLLQDVTSLRSPLYYWGVVMESSIAGCHPWAFGQSVGPFHKKTSERIARDVFRRCRPRVVRDTPSQRLLSKWGLSADLAPDPAFILDVGPPIESGDVVILNIRPWGSLSVEIAREATAYAQEHGYALRCLALSPDDEALLKDFRSSGLLARAEIVRLTSWKMATSLFAGAVLAVGMRFHFFVLTLLLGTKAVAVPYDPKVESLAESWSIPVWKGERALEEVAENARRPSTKEITDARRTARESFQSALKEALEGR
- a CDS encoding DUF5693 family protein, which encodes MKWPSNQRLLAAGLILATLIALPGLAPRLRFERSHREAATVVSYRDALLMAKQASLTVEKAFDRLREAGLVAIAVEELTGEEIAGGALPLWLGPKESLPFSVFEGKRPDLAVVWTKSEQWANLIRPYLADRFGSVESHKAPYGWLFLLPVPYSSIIKAGVLPDLEAAFFLKKQNWPVVYRPAPSMGMPTETAVKPIRRLIEALPQIRAISPKGNVVVGFGDLDPLAAFLKEKGIAVTQVEFSRQPGLNSLVWRASPYILSLHSVTTDEVISRNLTRDAIVQRMIRAAAERSVKLLLLRPYEIGAGPWLGNFEEDLKAIARGLELRGISLGWPEILPSWPTSYWSGFAMALTTLTVSLMLWQEFFGRRDAPPTRLFWVGLLASVAIGGVLAVHVSPAAKAIGALCAVLGASAAALVALNGWERPIEGILKGIGIAVAIGLVLSSFFGTPLYMLRLQAFSGVKATLLLPPLIVLAHAIKTRLYPENFREIMTRSPYWEEIIVLAALGMAAGVMALRSGNVSLVPSWEVKLRDLFEQTLMARPRTKEILLGYPALWLWYIWARLFPGEVDRRLAMYSALIRMATSVAFASAVNSFCHFHTPLTLTLWRVFNGLWVGSLFGLFAGLLLWLVVKLTTKFRAQEEGEV
- a CDS encoding Maf family nucleotide pyrophosphatase, with the translated sequence MTTRNCATKVILASASPRRHHLLEEMLNWPIKVMPVSIEERLLPKEVPTESAKRLALLKASAIAISFPECLVIGADTLVVVDETVLGKPHDRHEALQMLKKLNGRKHLVVTGVAICRGDEIASDVEVTEVEFRNTSEEALARYAELGEGDDKAGAYAIQGKGALLVCSIKGCYYNVVGMPLYLLSVLLEQFDIPLTCQWRCEKDEVAL
- a CDS encoding undecaprenyl-diphosphate phosphatase; the encoded protein is MVNTLLLGLVQGLTEFLPVSSSGHLALAQILMGWKEPPIAYDVLLHFSTMVATAAFFWSDIVYLLTGWCAGIFDPTRRSGEGWRYGWAIISGTMATAPVAFLIEGFAEKWFASSSAVGAALLITATLLWVSTSRRERNVPVSAALGALMGLAQGIAVVPGLSRSGATISVGLLAGARRKDAFRLSFLLSLPVIAGATLLQCLRMDIIDGFITTLPSGWLGGCILASVSGYLALFFLRRVVIGGRFKAFAVYCAALGTISILLDYVTR
- a CDS encoding ribonuclease J; the protein is MPITSGQRKKKTKRGRKELRFIPLGGMGEIGKNISLLEYGNDILVIDSGLKFPDEDMLGIDFVIPDFSYLLENKNKIRGLVLTHGHEDHIGSLPFLLPQIDVPIYGTRLTLGLVNHKFQELKPDYTVKANEVHAGEVVRLGCFNVHFMSTCHSIPDSLGLAIETPVGNIIHSGDFKFDPTPLDARPPDYSTLVKFGHKGVLLLLSDSTNAEEPGYTPSERGVGQTLEGIFRLYQNKRIVLSMFASNLHRINQVIQTALRFNRKVALIGRSMNANVELARQLGYIDVDDSAFVPPQALEGMRYNRVAVLTTGSQGEPFSGLVLMSKGEHKYIKLGPKDLVVISALPIPGNEKLVSRTIDNLFRKGCEVIYEGDRQTHVSGHASQEELKMMLSMVKPRYFVPIHGEYRHLVRHTQLAHELGMEPRDVFVLENGDVLSFNQERARIKDPVRAGAFLIDGTSMGEIEGSILQERRLLAEDGIIAVSVTVDENMSLCAPPSIESRGFLHQDEAGELYKRLENAIAASIKRAKGKRPEAISQAIVTAVRQELKHISKSLPVVLPSVTILQSRSGLAEAHLESKAS
- a CDS encoding class II fructose-bisphosphate aldolase: MRSEEATYKEMLKKRPLNVQAIYGDEPVGLVSGRDIMAAARRAGVTILAANARNPLTIKGVLKAAAKLDAAVLLELAKSESTYCGCTYDNVPDYAVRYSKELGHGVIFGLHVDHYAIKSTEELMRAISHLRHIVERGWTSIAIDASHNPDWENLCFTRDAAMHIPPYLGLEVEVGEIKGPGELTTVEEALFFVGGLNAWCIFPDLLAISNGSLHGTYDRSRGEIEGIDLKRTLEIAQAVSRYGVSIAQHGVSGTPIDKVSHFSTHGITKANVATLWQNVLFGVKMEPETGNAVIEDGSYVKEPDRGISEELWRKIVAWADEQGYSRKDGDYKKANKPFHDQIMSLPVEIQERIVEETTWWAERFIKALKSEGTAELVLEEVSKRPDHNSAPEREIFHKRSEFTPERAPQKSKTPSGNVAEPD